Below is a window of Rhizobium sp. NXC14 DNA.
AGCTCTTGATGTGAGCGTCAACCCCTACGTCTTCCCTCGGCCACTCCTCCGGGTCGTCCAGAATGCTCTTGATCAGGCCTGAGACCGGGATCGTGCTGTCCCCCAACAGGTGACGGCAGAAGCCCGAGCCATTCGGGAGGGCATCGGAGATCTGCAGGTAGGGCAGCCTCTCTCCTGAGAGCGTTACCATGATGTTTGGCGCCAGTGCATCGAACTCTTCCGGCGCGATGTCGAGATCGAGCGCCGCTCGCTGGATCAGGATCTCGGTCGCGGAGATGGCCGCGTCGACCTGCGCGACCGACACGCTGCTGATAGTTGAAACGCTGCGGCGGCATGTTGCCTTGGTAAACTGCCTGCAGCGAACCGATATCGACCCCGACTTCCATCGTGGTGGTGACGGACAGCAGATCCACGGTGTCGAAGAGCTTACGCCATTCGAATTCCGGCTCGCTCTCGTCGTCCTCCTTGACGAAAACGCCCTTGAACTGCTGGAGGCGCTCGGCCGGATCGCTCGTCTGTCCCGTCAATTCCTCGCATTTCAATCTGAAGAGCTTTTCGTTGCCTTCGACAGATCGCTTGACGCGCCGCCCGAGAAAGTTCCCGTGTGCGATCACCGACGCCGTCAAATCATCGGGCCTCGTCAGCACTTCGCCGCAACGGGTGCACTTTCCGAAGCCTTCATGGAGATGGACACGGCCACAACGGTCGCATCGCCAAGCCTTTCCAGCCGGATCAGCAGCCCGGAAGAAAAGCAGGCTGATGTCGATGGATCCTGCCACACGCGTTTGTTTCAGGCTGTTCTTCAACTTGTGAAGGAAGTCGTCGCACTCCTTTTCGGTCTGCATCGGGAACAGCTTCGTCATGAGACGGCGCATGCGGTTGTCGCCGCGACCCAGCATGTCGTGCGACGACTTCCAGTCGGTCTTCACCTCTTCCATGTAGGGGTTGGGCGTGATGCGGTACGCGTCCGCGAATATGCGTAGCATCGCGTCGTCGCGGGATTTCTCCGGCGTGTATTCCTCCGGGCCATAGAAGCTCGGCCAACCCAGGCCTGTCTCCTCGAGCGCGAAGTAGGTCTTGCTGAAGAGCAGATCCGTTGCCTCCGGCCGCAGCCCTTCGTGGATCTTTGTCCGCGCC
It encodes the following:
- a CDS encoding helicase-related protein: MNEGLDFEHLRPRQRFLNKKRAAEGKPPSVPLSDLFEFARETVAYDTRPILTELMKLGSTPVEGADTFRTRISNRPWYKFFNYGSNGEITWKKEDLGENVALVNRARTKIHEGLRPEATDLLFSKTYFALEETGLGWPSFYGPEEYTPEKSRDDAMLRIFADAYRITPNPYMEEVKTDWKSSHDMLGRGDNRMRRLMTKLFPMQTEKECDDFLHKLKNSLKQTRVAGSIDISLLFFRAADPAGKAWRCDRCGRVHLHEGFGKCTRCGEVLTRPDDLTASVIAHGNFLGRRVKRSVEGNEKLFRLKCEELTGQTSDPAERLQQFKGVFVKEDDESEPEFEWRKLFDTVDLLSVTTTMEVGVDIGSLQAVYQGNMPPQRFNYQQRVGRAGRRGHLRDRDPDPASGARSRHRAGRVRCTGAKHHGNALRREAALPADLRCPPEWLGLLPSPVGGQHDPGLRPDQEHSGRPGGVAEGRRRG